The proteins below come from a single Flavobacterium lindanitolerans genomic window:
- a CDS encoding vitamin K epoxide reductase family protein, which translates to MISVLKKYLEQNRHGNLNEEFKDIYLSHPNYPSLFSVTDTLEVLRIENMAANVPKNQLENLPEHFIAAIEVKDALNFVFVSKNQDTIIYETENNEKHTVTREEFRELWNGLILAIEKNEKPSDIKKSEHKIAITLAVLATVYLVSNFAYGFEIYGFLFRTLSFIGLLAGIFILLEKNENGNELVSKICSFNSNTSCDSVIKSKNSRITQWLDFTDLPILFFSINFIAGSLAGSAFGIIGLLSLLSLPVCLYSVYLQKTKLKKWCMLCLVVSSLVLAQSLLYVSYFDNFKINLTAVIHYTIIALICSALWFPLKKIISERKDLADKNKELSRFKRNFNLFEFLSSDVQELPELTSLKPILFGNPEASLTLRLFLSPSCGHCHTAYQKGKDFMEKYPEKIRLAVYFNLNIDNLGNPYVPVATNLQQIYFSNGNIRQAIEDWHVQNLNIEDWLKKWKQQTISEEVATELNRQYQWCIKNEFNYTPVKIVDHKLLPKEYELEEIKYFLSELEDLKAAIV; encoded by the coding sequence GTGATTTCAGTCCTTAAGAAATACCTAGAACAGAATCGGCATGGCAATCTGAATGAGGAATTTAAAGATATTTATCTCTCACACCCCAACTACCCAAGCTTGTTTTCCGTCACAGACACTCTGGAAGTGTTGCGTATCGAAAACATGGCTGCCAATGTTCCTAAAAATCAGCTTGAAAATCTTCCGGAACACTTTATTGCAGCTATAGAAGTCAAGGATGCCCTAAACTTTGTCTTTGTCAGTAAGAACCAGGACACTATTATTTATGAGACCGAAAACAATGAAAAACATACCGTAACCCGGGAAGAATTTCGGGAATTATGGAATGGTTTGATTCTGGCAATTGAGAAAAACGAAAAACCATCTGATATAAAAAAATCAGAACACAAAATAGCCATTACTTTAGCAGTATTGGCCACTGTTTATCTGGTTTCTAATTTTGCTTACGGATTTGAAATTTACGGCTTCCTGTTCAGAACCCTATCATTTATAGGATTGCTTGCCGGTATTTTTATACTTTTAGAAAAAAACGAGAACGGCAACGAACTCGTTTCTAAAATCTGTAGCTTTAATTCCAATACCTCATGTGATTCAGTAATTAAGTCAAAAAACAGCCGGATTACCCAATGGCTTGATTTTACAGACTTGCCCATTTTATTTTTCTCCATCAATTTTATAGCCGGTTCATTAGCGGGGTCTGCTTTTGGCATTATCGGGTTGCTTAGCCTGCTGTCATTACCCGTCTGTCTTTATTCAGTATACCTGCAAAAGACAAAGCTTAAAAAATGGTGCATGCTCTGCCTTGTTGTGTCGTCTTTGGTTTTGGCACAATCATTATTGTACGTTTCATACTTTGATAATTTCAAGATAAATCTAACGGCTGTCATCCATTACACTATTATAGCTTTAATCTGTTCTGCCTTGTGGTTTCCACTAAAAAAAATCATATCTGAAAGAAAAGACCTGGCAGACAAAAACAAGGAACTTTCCAGATTCAAAAGGAATTTCAACCTATTCGAGTTTCTTTCTTCAGATGTACAGGAGTTGCCGGAATTGACAAGCCTAAAACCTATTCTTTTTGGAAATCCGGAAGCTTCATTAACCTTAAGGCTTTTCCTTAGCCCTAGTTGTGGTCATTGCCATACAGCTTATCAAAAAGGGAAAGACTTTATGGAAAAATATCCCGAAAAAATCAGGTTGGCGGTTTATTTTAACCTGAATATAGACAATCTTGGAAATCCTTATGTGCCTGTCGCAACAAATCTGCAGCAAATCTATTTCAGCAATGGCAATATCAGACAGGCTATTGAAGACTGGCATGTCCAAAATCTCAATATCGAAGACTGGTTAAAAAAATGGAAACAGCAAACCATCAGCGAGGAAGTAGCGACAGAACTCAATAGACAATACCAATGGTGTATCAAAAACGAATTCAATTATACGCCGGTAAAAATAGTAGACCATAAATTATTGCCTAAAGAATATGAATTGGAAGAAATAAAATATTTCCTGTCGGAACTGGAAGACCTAAAAGCCGCAATCGTTTAG